The following proteins are co-located in the Nitrospirota bacterium genome:
- a CDS encoding tyrosine-type recombinase/integrase, which yields MGYAINFFNALEEEKILIDKATNPTWLRPLLIMALHTGMRRGEILNLEWNHIDFNHRMFLIHRSKI from the coding sequence ATAGGATACGCTATCAATTTTTTTAACGCTCTTGAAGAAGAAAAGATTCTAATCGACAAGGCGACAAATCCCACATGGCTTAGGCCGTTGCTCATTATGGCGCTCCATACGGGCATGAGACGCGGCGAAATCCTTAACCTTGAGTGGAATCATATTGACTTCAACCACCGCATGTTCTTGATTCACCGGTCTAAGATATGA